A genomic stretch from Taeniopygia guttata chromosome 9, bTaeGut7.mat, whole genome shotgun sequence includes:
- the LOC105759498 gene encoding erythroferrone isoform X1 encodes MRLPELCLALLYAAGSGAPRAARERPLGRGEPGAARVDPRQAWMLLAGSPGRGSGDRGPGSPGKTSSGAAQAGGSGAGPASPALAEELLRELQLLLTGAAKMCRTAREGCKEEESSKGSPQARAQRRVEAAFHCQTREDIVVEKMWQELGLFYIPEEGMFHRGPGLNLTSGQYTAPFAGFYTFSSTLHIARREPRRRRQGCRGSRLRVLICVQSCCQHNSHLESISQLESSGDLFTISVTGTLYLQAGQYASVFVDNTAGSPLTVQSGSDFSAVLLGV; translated from the exons ATGCGGCTGCCGGAGCTGTGCCTGGCGCTGCTCTACGCCGCCGGCAGCGGAGCCCCGCGGGCAGCCCGGGAGCGGCCGCTGGGCCGTGGGGAGCCCGGGGCGGCCCGCGTGGACCCCCGGCAGGCGTGGATGCTGCTGGCCGGGAGCCCCGGCAGGGGCAGCGGCGATCGGGGCCCCGGATCTCCGGGAAAAACAAGCTCGGGAGCCGCGCAGGccggcggcagcggggctggcCCGGCCTCCCCCGCCCTAgcggaggagctgctgagggagctgcagctcctgctcacag gcGCGGCAAAGATGTGCAGGACAGCTAGGGAAGGGTGTAAGGAGGAAGAAAGCAGCAAAGGCAGCCCCCAGGCCAGGGCCCAGCGTCGTGTGGAAGCAGCCTTCCATTGTCAAACCCGTGAAGACATCGTTGTGGAGAAGatgtggcaggagctggggctgttctaTATT CCTGAGGAGGGGATGTTCCACCGTGGCCCAGGGCTGAACCTGACCAGCGGGCAGTACACAGCTCCCTTTGCAGGATTCTACACCTTCAGCAGCACGCTGCACATTG CACGCCGGGAGCCGcggaggaggaggcagggatgCCGAGGGAGCCGCCTGCGGGTGCTGATCTGTGTgcagtcctgctgccagcacaacAG CCATCTGGAGAGCATATCCCAGCTGGAGAGCAGTGGTGACCTTTTCACCATCTCTGTCACAGGCACCCTGTACCTGCAG gctgggcagtATGCCTCTGTTTTCGTGGACAACACGGCAGGCTCTCCCCTCACAGTTCAAAGTGGCTCCGATTTCAGTGCTGTTCTGCTGGGAGTGTGA
- the LOC105759498 gene encoding uncharacterized protein isoform X2, with amino-acid sequence MRLPELCLALLYAAGSGAPRAARERPLGRGEPGAARVDPRQAWMLLAGSPGRGSGDRGPGSPGKTSSGAAQAGGSGAGPASPALAEELLRELQLLLTGAAKMCRTAREGCKEEESSKGSPQARAQRRVEAAFHCQTREDIVVEKMWQELGLFYIDSTPSAARCTLVSPATAPRPCRGRLGWSHPLLRPSTPGAAEEEAGMPREPPAGADLCAVLLPAQQPSGEHIPAGEQW; translated from the exons ATGCGGCTGCCGGAGCTGTGCCTGGCGCTGCTCTACGCCGCCGGCAGCGGAGCCCCGCGGGCAGCCCGGGAGCGGCCGCTGGGCCGTGGGGAGCCCGGGGCGGCCCGCGTGGACCCCCGGCAGGCGTGGATGCTGCTGGCCGGGAGCCCCGGCAGGGGCAGCGGCGATCGGGGCCCCGGATCTCCGGGAAAAACAAGCTCGGGAGCCGCGCAGGccggcggcagcggggctggcCCGGCCTCCCCCGCCCTAgcggaggagctgctgagggagctgcagctcctgctcacag gcGCGGCAAAGATGTGCAGGACAGCTAGGGAAGGGTGTAAGGAGGAAGAAAGCAGCAAAGGCAGCCCCCAGGCCAGGGCCCAGCGTCGTGTGGAAGCAGCCTTCCATTGTCAAACCCGTGAAGACATCGTTGTGGAGAAGatgtggcaggagctggggctgttctaTATT GATTCTACACCTTCAGCAGCACGCTGCACATTGGTGAGCCCTGCGACAGCCCCGCGGCCCTGCCGGGGCAGGCTGGGATGGTCTCACCCCCTGCTCCGTCCCAGCACGCCGGGAGCCGcggaggaggaggcagggatgCCGAGGGAGCCGCCTGCGGGTGCTGATCTGTGTgcagtcctgctgccagcacaacAG CCATCTGGAGAGCATATCCCAGCTGGAGAGCAGTGGTGA
- the KLHL30 gene encoding kelch-like protein 30 isoform X2, protein MVRNMDDFDFCLPSHAQGVLEGLQQFRTNPKLADVTLVAGGREFPCHRGILALCSHYFYAMFSGDFAESIAARVELKEVDPSALEMLLDFAYTGKVTINQGNVEGLMRTSSQLHFPAIQKVCSRYLRQQMDATNCLGICEFGESHGCPEVSSKAWSFLQENFEAVSLQEEFLQLSKERLAVYLSNDQLQVQEERSLVEAVLRWVRHDPGSRAQFLPELLELTHLVSLPDQYLQNLLATEPLVRDSDASKALVARSRTMQGQSGTGALKNPPAPPQKLEEVLVVVGGRVLEDGEDEERGLEMPAATRNFAFYNPKSRRWMALPDFPDYNKWGFSLVALNNDVYVTGGSRGSQNDTWSTTQAWCFCPRDGVWQPIASMLRARTNHTSAVLNGEIYVIGGTTVDVVEVERYDPYNKSWCAISPALKYVSNFAAASCLGKLYLVGSCAVKYNALTLQCYNPVQDLWSVITSPFIPKYLSAPRCATLRGLIYLIGDNTKKVHVYNPEANIWQKVQLLHTLHENGGMVALGDRLFVTGGHWKGMDGDYRVEMEVYDCTKDLWTCEGSLPCLWLFHSSSSIFMDTSKWTEPFQGDHGW, encoded by the exons ATGGTGAGGAACATGGACGACTTTGACTTCTGCCTGCCTTCGCACGCCCAGGGCGtgctggaggggctgcagcagtTCCGCACCAACCCCAAACTGGCCGACGTGACGCTGGTGGCCGGCGGGCGGGAGTTTCCCTGCCACCGAGGCATCCTGGCCCTCTGCAGCCACTACTTCTATGCCATGTTCTCCGGTGACTTTGCTGAGAGCATCGCAGCACGGGTGGAGCTAAAGGAAGTAGACCCCAGTGCGTTGGAGATGCTGCTTGATTTTGCCTACACGGGAAAGGTCACCATCAACCAGGGCAATGTGGAGGGGCTGATGCGGACCTCCAGCCAGCTCCACTTCCCTGCCATCCAGAAGGTCTGCAGCCGCTACCTCCGGCAGCAGATGGATGCCACCAACTGCCTAGGTATCTGTGAGTTTGGTGAGAGCCACGGCTGCCCTGAGGTCTCCTCCAAGGCCTGGTCTTTCTTGCAGGAGAACTTTGAAGCCGTCTCTCTTCAGGAGGAGTTCCTCCAGCTCTCCAAGGAGAGGCTGGCTGTCTACCTCTCCAATGACCAGCTGCAGGTGCAGGAGGAGCGGAGCCTGGTTGAGGCTGTACTGCGCTGGGTACGCCACGACCCGGGATCCCGAGCCCAgttcctgccagagctgctggagctgaccCACCTTGTCTCGCTGCCTGACCAGTACCTGCAGAACCTCCTTGCCACTGAGCCTCTTGTTCGTGACTCAGATGCCAGCAAGGCCCTCGTTGCCCGATCCCGCACCATG CAGGGGCAGAGTGGCACCGGTGCCCTGAAgaaccccccagccccaccacagAAGCTGGAGGAGGTGCTGGTGGTGGTTGGTGGCCGTGTGCTGGAGGAtggtgaggatgaggagaggGGGCTGGAAATGCCAGCTGCCACCAGGAACTTTGCCTTCTACAACCCCAAAAGCA GGCGATGGATGGCTCTGCCTGACTTCCCTGATTACAACAAGTGGGGCTTTTCCCTGGTGGCTCTGAACAATGATGTGTACGTCACAG GTGGCTCCCGGGGGTCCCAGAATGACACGTGGTCAACAACGCAGGCCTGGTGCTTCTGCCCCAGGGATGGAGTCTGGCAGCCCATCGCTTCCATGCTGAGAGCCAGGACAAACCACACCAGCGCTGTCCTCAATGGTGAAATCTATGTGATCGGGG GGACAACAGTGGATGTGGTGGAGGTGGAGCGCTATGACCCGTACAACAAGAGCTGGTGTGCCATCAGCCCAGCCCTCAAGTACGTGAGCAATTttgcagctgccagctgctTGGGCAAACTCTACCTGGTGGGCTCCTGCGCCGTCAAGTACAACGCGCTCACTCTGCAGTGCTACAACCCCGTGCAAG ATCTGTGGAGTGTGATCACGTCTCCCTTCATCCCCAAGTACCTCTCAGCCCCACGCTGCGCCACTCTGCGCGGGCTCATCTATCTCATCGGGGATAACACCAAGAAGGTCCACGTGTACAACCCAGAGGCCAACATCTGGCAGAAG GTGCAGCTCCTACACACACTGCATGAGAACGGTGggatggtggcactgggtgacCGGCTCTTTGTCACCGGTGGCCACTGGAAGGGCATGGATGGGGACTACCGGGTAGAAATGGAGGTGTATGACTGCACCAAGGACCTCTGGACGTGCGAGGGCTCCCTGCCTTGTCTCTGGCTGTTCCACAGCTCTTCCTCCATCTTCATGGACACTTCTAAATGGACAGAACCTTTCCAGGGTGACCATGGGTGGTAG
- the KLHL30 gene encoding kelch-like protein 30 isoform X1: MVRNMDDFDFCLPSHAQGVLEGLQQFRTNPKLADVTLVAGGREFPCHRGILALCSHYFYAMFSGDFAESIAARVELKEVDPSALEMLLDFAYTGKVTINQGNVEGLMRTSSQLHFPAIQKVCSRYLRQQMDATNCLGICEFGESHGCPEVSSKAWSFLQENFEAVSLQEEFLQLSKERLAVYLSNDQLQVQEERSLVEAVLRWVRHDPGSRAQFLPELLELTHLVSLPDQYLQNLLATEPLVRDSDASKALVARSRTMGQSGTGALKNPPAPPQKLEEVLVVVGGRVLEDGEDEERGLEMPAATRNFAFYNPKSRRWMALPDFPDYNKWGFSLVALNNDVYVTGGSRGSQNDTWSTTQAWCFCPRDGVWQPIASMLRARTNHTSAVLNGEIYVIGGTTVDVVEVERYDPYNKSWCAISPALKYVSNFAAASCLGKLYLVGSCAVKYNALTLQCYNPVQDLWSVITSPFIPKYLSAPRCATLRGLIYLIGDNTKKVHVYNPEANIWQKVQLLHTLHENGGMVALGDRLFVTGGHWKGMDGDYRVEMEVYDCTKDLWTCEGSLPCLWLFHSSSSIFMDTSKWTEPFQGDHGW; this comes from the exons ATGGTGAGGAACATGGACGACTTTGACTTCTGCCTGCCTTCGCACGCCCAGGGCGtgctggaggggctgcagcagtTCCGCACCAACCCCAAACTGGCCGACGTGACGCTGGTGGCCGGCGGGCGGGAGTTTCCCTGCCACCGAGGCATCCTGGCCCTCTGCAGCCACTACTTCTATGCCATGTTCTCCGGTGACTTTGCTGAGAGCATCGCAGCACGGGTGGAGCTAAAGGAAGTAGACCCCAGTGCGTTGGAGATGCTGCTTGATTTTGCCTACACGGGAAAGGTCACCATCAACCAGGGCAATGTGGAGGGGCTGATGCGGACCTCCAGCCAGCTCCACTTCCCTGCCATCCAGAAGGTCTGCAGCCGCTACCTCCGGCAGCAGATGGATGCCACCAACTGCCTAGGTATCTGTGAGTTTGGTGAGAGCCACGGCTGCCCTGAGGTCTCCTCCAAGGCCTGGTCTTTCTTGCAGGAGAACTTTGAAGCCGTCTCTCTTCAGGAGGAGTTCCTCCAGCTCTCCAAGGAGAGGCTGGCTGTCTACCTCTCCAATGACCAGCTGCAGGTGCAGGAGGAGCGGAGCCTGGTTGAGGCTGTACTGCGCTGGGTACGCCACGACCCGGGATCCCGAGCCCAgttcctgccagagctgctggagctgaccCACCTTGTCTCGCTGCCTGACCAGTACCTGCAGAACCTCCTTGCCACTGAGCCTCTTGTTCGTGACTCAGATGCCAGCAAGGCCCTCGTTGCCCGATCCCGCACCATG GGGCAGAGTGGCACCGGTGCCCTGAAgaaccccccagccccaccacagAAGCTGGAGGAGGTGCTGGTGGTGGTTGGTGGCCGTGTGCTGGAGGAtggtgaggatgaggagaggGGGCTGGAAATGCCAGCTGCCACCAGGAACTTTGCCTTCTACAACCCCAAAAGCA GGCGATGGATGGCTCTGCCTGACTTCCCTGATTACAACAAGTGGGGCTTTTCCCTGGTGGCTCTGAACAATGATGTGTACGTCACAG GTGGCTCCCGGGGGTCCCAGAATGACACGTGGTCAACAACGCAGGCCTGGTGCTTCTGCCCCAGGGATGGAGTCTGGCAGCCCATCGCTTCCATGCTGAGAGCCAGGACAAACCACACCAGCGCTGTCCTCAATGGTGAAATCTATGTGATCGGGG GGACAACAGTGGATGTGGTGGAGGTGGAGCGCTATGACCCGTACAACAAGAGCTGGTGTGCCATCAGCCCAGCCCTCAAGTACGTGAGCAATTttgcagctgccagctgctTGGGCAAACTCTACCTGGTGGGCTCCTGCGCCGTCAAGTACAACGCGCTCACTCTGCAGTGCTACAACCCCGTGCAAG ATCTGTGGAGTGTGATCACGTCTCCCTTCATCCCCAAGTACCTCTCAGCCCCACGCTGCGCCACTCTGCGCGGGCTCATCTATCTCATCGGGGATAACACCAAGAAGGTCCACGTGTACAACCCAGAGGCCAACATCTGGCAGAAG GTGCAGCTCCTACACACACTGCATGAGAACGGTGggatggtggcactgggtgacCGGCTCTTTGTCACCGGTGGCCACTGGAAGGGCATGGATGGGGACTACCGGGTAGAAATGGAGGTGTATGACTGCACCAAGGACCTCTGGACGTGCGAGGGCTCCCTGCCTTGTCTCTGGCTGTTCCACAGCTCTTCCTCCATCTTCATGGACACTTCTAAATGGACAGAACCTTTCCAGGGTGACCATGGGTGGTAG
- the KLHL30 gene encoding kelch-like protein 30 isoform X3, translated as MVRNMDDFDFCLPSHAQGVLEGLQQFRTNPKLADVTLVAGGREFPCHRGILALCSHYFYAMFSGDFAESIAARVELKEVDPSALEMLLDFAYTGKVTINQGNVEGLMRTSSQLHFPAIQKVCSRYLRQQMDATNCLGICEFGESHGCPEVSSKAWSFLQENFEAVSLQEEFLQLSKERLAVYLSNDQLQVQEERSLVEAVLRWVRHDPGSRAQFLPELLELTHLVSLPDQYLQNLLATEPLVRDSDASKALVARSRTMQGQSGTGALKNPPAPPQKLEEVLVVVGGRVLEDGEDEERGLEMPAATRNFAFYNPKSRRWMALPDFPDYNKWGFSLVALNNDVYVTGGSRGSQNDTWSTTQAWCFCPRDGVWQPIASMLRARTNHTSAVLNGEIYVIGGTTVDVVEVERYDPYNKSWCAISPALKYVSNFAAASCLGKLYLVGSCAVKYNALTLQCYNPVQVPLSPTLRHSARAHLSHRG; from the exons ATGGTGAGGAACATGGACGACTTTGACTTCTGCCTGCCTTCGCACGCCCAGGGCGtgctggaggggctgcagcagtTCCGCACCAACCCCAAACTGGCCGACGTGACGCTGGTGGCCGGCGGGCGGGAGTTTCCCTGCCACCGAGGCATCCTGGCCCTCTGCAGCCACTACTTCTATGCCATGTTCTCCGGTGACTTTGCTGAGAGCATCGCAGCACGGGTGGAGCTAAAGGAAGTAGACCCCAGTGCGTTGGAGATGCTGCTTGATTTTGCCTACACGGGAAAGGTCACCATCAACCAGGGCAATGTGGAGGGGCTGATGCGGACCTCCAGCCAGCTCCACTTCCCTGCCATCCAGAAGGTCTGCAGCCGCTACCTCCGGCAGCAGATGGATGCCACCAACTGCCTAGGTATCTGTGAGTTTGGTGAGAGCCACGGCTGCCCTGAGGTCTCCTCCAAGGCCTGGTCTTTCTTGCAGGAGAACTTTGAAGCCGTCTCTCTTCAGGAGGAGTTCCTCCAGCTCTCCAAGGAGAGGCTGGCTGTCTACCTCTCCAATGACCAGCTGCAGGTGCAGGAGGAGCGGAGCCTGGTTGAGGCTGTACTGCGCTGGGTACGCCACGACCCGGGATCCCGAGCCCAgttcctgccagagctgctggagctgaccCACCTTGTCTCGCTGCCTGACCAGTACCTGCAGAACCTCCTTGCCACTGAGCCTCTTGTTCGTGACTCAGATGCCAGCAAGGCCCTCGTTGCCCGATCCCGCACCATG CAGGGGCAGAGTGGCACCGGTGCCCTGAAgaaccccccagccccaccacagAAGCTGGAGGAGGTGCTGGTGGTGGTTGGTGGCCGTGTGCTGGAGGAtggtgaggatgaggagaggGGGCTGGAAATGCCAGCTGCCACCAGGAACTTTGCCTTCTACAACCCCAAAAGCA GGCGATGGATGGCTCTGCCTGACTTCCCTGATTACAACAAGTGGGGCTTTTCCCTGGTGGCTCTGAACAATGATGTGTACGTCACAG GTGGCTCCCGGGGGTCCCAGAATGACACGTGGTCAACAACGCAGGCCTGGTGCTTCTGCCCCAGGGATGGAGTCTGGCAGCCCATCGCTTCCATGCTGAGAGCCAGGACAAACCACACCAGCGCTGTCCTCAATGGTGAAATCTATGTGATCGGGG GGACAACAGTGGATGTGGTGGAGGTGGAGCGCTATGACCCGTACAACAAGAGCTGGTGTGCCATCAGCCCAGCCCTCAAGTACGTGAGCAATTttgcagctgccagctgctTGGGCAAACTCTACCTGGTGGGCTCCTGCGCCGTCAAGTACAACGCGCTCACTCTGCAGTGCTACAACCCCGTGCAAG TACCTCTCAGCCCCACGCTGCGCCACTCTGCGCGGGCTCATCTATCTCATCGGGGATAA
- the ESPNL gene encoding espin-like protein: MMCRPTPQLGGPWRFLGPPPLAALPQEEARASAPSSRPARQGMEPGRSVPVELKLRKPSQRARIPAPFLAHPDGALGPAGPPRPDPAEVDAESLVPTHDERGRLIPEWKRQVMVRRLRARLADEDSAGGQVREARGAEGARDAGSWSFSPSHQAVLGPFGELLTETDLHQLERAVESLRLRRRGEVYQSELRRLVRELRALLPAPLLSISVRSPPPAPGQPLPLWCGRLAGAVNSLAALLGSAEGVRGPCAAVAAPAATSALPAAAGHPREPGGSLAQREIRQCGVCVRSLRGAFEPAWGAAGSAPAGGGEAEAASDSGISCEEAFSDGGSPRHGKGPGPEWGSLRKERIVMLFLSHWRRSAYAPLRPAAGDPREAAGSGARAAARLARQRAAIQKLLSGWRDAASRRPPPPPPARTLLSPEQFVSAAGGGPAEYESLSLELFMLGYFRILEQDLPPEERRGRHLLCFEVFEQLGRHGWRAVRAFHRAVIDEIAAGRRGWRDGFDDIKARYFGTSHSPAQRPGQAGEEGDEICRYIDRSFAFWKEKEAEIFSLEE, from the exons ATGATGTGTCGGCCCACCCCTCAGCTGGGGGGGCCCTGGAGGTTTTTGGGCCCACCTCCCCTTGCTGCCCTCCCCCAGGAGGAGGCCCGCGCCTCTGCCCCCAGCAGCCGCCCGGCCCGGCAGGGAATGGAGCCCGGCAGGTCGGTGCCGGTGGAGCTGAAGCTCCGCAAGCCCTCGCAGCGGGCCAGGATCCCGGCGCCCTTCCTCGCCCACCCG GACGGGGCGCTTGGGCCAGCGGGGCCCCCCAGGCCGGACCCCGCGGAGGTAGACGCGGAATCCCTGGTGCCCACGCACGATGAGCGGGGCCGTCTCATCCCCGAGTGGAAGCGGCAAGTGATGGTGCGGCGGCTGCGGGCCCGACTGGCGGACGAGGACTCGGCGGGAGGACAGGTACGAGAGGCACGGGGAGCAGAGGGGGCGCGG GATGCGGGCTCTTGGAGCTTCTCGCCCTCCCACCAAGCCGTGCTGGGCCCGTTCGGGGAGCTGCTGACCGAGACAGACCTGCATCAGCTGGAGAGGGCGGTGGAGAGCCTGCGGCTGCGGCGTCGTGGCGAGGTGTACCAGAGCGAGCTGCGGCGCCTGGTGCGGGAGCTACGCGCCCTCCTGCCCGCGCCGCTGCTCAGCATCTCCGTCCGCAGCCCCCCGCCTGCTccggggcagcccctgcccctctggTGCGGCCGCTTGGCCGGCGCCGTCAATAGCCTGGCCGCGCTGCTGGGCAGCGCCGAGGGGGTGCGGGGTCCCTGCGCCGCCGtcgccgcgcccgccgccacCTCCGctctccccgccgccgccgggcatCCCCGGGAGCCAGGGGGCAGCCTGGCGCAGCGGGAGATCCGCCAGTGCGGCGTTTGTGTCCGCAGCCTGCGCGGCGCCTTCGAGCCCGCCTGGGGGGCCGCGGGGAGCGCTCCGGCCGGGGGCGGCGAGGCGGAGGCCGCCAGCGACTCGGGCATCAGCTGCGAGGAGGCGTTTTCCGACGGCGGCTCCCCGCGGCACGGGAAGGGGCCGGGGCCCGAGTGGGGCAGCTTGAGGAAGGAACGGATCGTGATGCTCTTCCTGAGCCACTGGAGACGCTCCGCGTACGCGCCCTTACGGCCCGCCGCCGGGGACCCGCGGGAGGCAgcggggagcggggcccgggcggCGGCCCGCCTGGCGCGGCAGAGAGCGGCCATCCAGAAGCTGCTGAGCGGCTGGCGGGACGCCGCCTCCCgccggcccccgccgccgccccccgcccgcacCCTGCTCTCTCCGGAGCAGTTCGTGtcggcggcggggggcggcccgGCCGAGTACGAGAGCCTGTCGCTGGAGCTGTTCATGCTGGGCTATTTCCGCATCTTggagcaggacctgcccccCGAGGAGCGCCGTGGCCGCCACCTGCTCTGTTTCGAGGTGTTCGAGCAGCTGGGCCGGCACGGCTGGCGGGCGGTGCGGGCCTTCCACCGCGCCGTCATCGACGAGATCGCGGCCGGGCGGCGCGGCTGGCGCGACGGCTTCGACGACATCAAGGCACGGTACTTCGGGACTTCGCACAGCCCGGCCCAGCGGCCGGGGCAGGCCGGGGAGGAGGGCGACGAGATTTGTCGCTACATCGATCGCAGCTTCGCCTTTTGGAAGGAGAAGGAAGCCGAGatcttcagcctggaggagtgA